The following coding sequences are from one Syntrophorhabdaceae bacterium window:
- a CDS encoding PAS domain S-box protein: MHVAEILRRKREDMISEWVYRLHDEMGPHYGRRPSTELWITCAAAFDASYAVLVDRDYRMIDCHIRWITALRLLGGFYLSEVQGAYEMFRKIVTPVLTAQVKNDELQDALERVNECLYYTITRFSDNFQQLHEKQIRDHAQDLKKQVDERTSELAESEAQYRVLVEDINDGYFVNQNGIIVFANKAFCDLHDYTVAEVIGRPYLDFIAPESRSEVRKLYQTRVERGVAQDLYMYFRRTRDGRTLPTENKVKLIIYRGGKAAVGICRDITERVEMERKVRESESLAHIGQLTTSLAHEIRNPLSSVKMNIQILLKKLEFKGNDKRRMEIMTEEISRLERILTEMLDFAKPLRLDFRSASIKPIIDSCLEMMTVRFQAKGIEVRKRFSRQIPKMLIDRDKIEQAIINVLQNSIDVLPEGGQIGIRTRYVPKGGRHVSIEVDDNGPGIADEDLPYVFDPFFSNKKKGTGLGLWNVKKVIEAHGGAVDIATKRTGGVHLSMTVPVRRRNHEKKDTHR, translated from the coding sequence ATGCACGTTGCGGAAATCCTCAGGAGAAAAAGGGAAGACATGATCTCGGAATGGGTCTATCGGCTTCATGACGAGATGGGGCCGCACTATGGCCGCCGGCCCTCGACCGAGCTCTGGATAACCTGCGCGGCGGCCTTCGATGCAAGCTACGCCGTGCTCGTCGACCGCGACTATCGGATGATAGATTGCCATATCCGATGGATCACCGCGTTGAGGCTGCTGGGCGGGTTTTACCTTTCAGAGGTGCAGGGAGCGTACGAGATGTTCAGGAAGATCGTGACGCCCGTCCTGACGGCGCAGGTGAAGAACGATGAACTGCAAGACGCTCTCGAGCGCGTCAACGAGTGCCTCTATTATACCATCACCAGGTTCAGCGACAATTTTCAGCAGCTCCACGAAAAGCAGATAAGAGACCATGCCCAGGACCTCAAGAAACAGGTTGACGAGCGAACCAGTGAACTTGCCGAATCGGAGGCCCAGTACCGTGTGCTTGTAGAGGACATAAATGACGGCTATTTTGTCAACCAGAACGGCATCATCGTCTTTGCGAACAAGGCCTTCTGCGATCTCCACGATTACACGGTGGCCGAGGTCATTGGCAGACCCTACCTTGATTTTATCGCCCCCGAATCCCGCAGCGAGGTGAGAAAGCTCTACCAGACGCGGGTCGAGAGGGGCGTAGCCCAGGACCTCTACATGTATTTCCGGCGCACCCGGGATGGCCGCACACTCCCCACCGAGAACAAGGTCAAGCTCATCATCTACCGCGGAGGGAAGGCGGCGGTCGGGATCTGCAGGGATATAACGGAGCGCGTTGAGATGGAAAGGAAGGTCCGGGAATCGGAGAGCCTTGCCCATATCGGCCAGCTTACCACCTCTCTCGCCCATGAGATACGCAACCCCCTCTCCTCGGTCAAGATGAATATACAGATACTGCTCAAAAAGCTGGAGTTCAAGGGGAACGACAAACGGCGCATGGAGATCATGACGGAGGAGATATCGCGTCTCGAAAGGATCCTGACGGAGATGCTCGATTTCGCAAAACCTCTCAGGCTGGACTTCAGGTCCGCGTCCATCAAGCCGATAATCGATTCCTGTCTTGAGATGATGACGGTAAGGTTTCAGGCAAAGGGCATTGAAGTGCGGAAGAGGTTCTCAAGGCAGATCCCGAAGATGCTGATCGACCGCGACAAGATCGAGCAGGCCATTATCAACGTCTTGCAGAATTCCATCGATGTCCTTCCCGAAGGCGGGCAGATCGGCATAAGAACAAGATATGTGCCGAAAGGTGGACGGCACGTCAGCATAGAGGTCGATGATAACGGGCCCGGCATAGCCGATGAAGATCTGCCCTATGTCTTCGACCCTTTCTTCAGCAACAAGAAAAAGGGTACCGGTCTGGGGCTGTGGAATGTGAAAAAGGTCATAGAGGCGCATGGCGGAGCAGTCGACATTGCCACAAAGAGAACGGGGGGTGTGCATCTTTCGATGACGGTGCCCGTGCGAAGGCGGAACCATGAGAAAAAAGATACTCATCGTTGA